Proteins co-encoded in one Arachis stenosperma cultivar V10309 chromosome 7, arast.V10309.gnm1.PFL2, whole genome shotgun sequence genomic window:
- the LOC130942041 gene encoding uncharacterized protein LOC130942041, translating into MESALASSLLSLATPTRRTPISCSPPRHATVPLCVRTSSTFSAKIAETRRTSTKVSAINDVTTVLDPAPVEITWQIIVGTIAGITPFVVAGIEFSKRIIAQRKCEECGGSGIVFRDKKYFRCPECGGFLPWQSWKRFFSG; encoded by the exons ATGGAATCTGCACTTGCTTCTTCTCTGCTTTCCTTAGCAACTCCGACCAGACGCACACCCATTTCTTGTTCTCCGCCAAGACATGCAACAGTTCCTCTTTGTGTCAGAACAAGCTCCACTTTTTCAGCTAAGATTGCAGAAACAAGAAGAACATCAACAAAGGTCTCGGCTATCAATGATGTAACCACTGTTCTTGACCCTGCTCCAGTTGAAATCACATGGCAAATCATAGTTGGAACTATAG CTGGGATTACACCTTTTGTGGTGGCAGGGATAGAGTTCAGCAAAAGAATT ATAGCACAAAGGAAATGTGAGGAATGTGGAGGATCAGGGATTGTTTTCAGGGACAAGAAGTATTTTCGTTGCCCTGAATGTG GTGGATTTCTTCCTTGGCAGTCATGGAAGAGATTCTTTTCTGGTTAG
- the LOC130940829 gene encoding uncharacterized protein LOC130940829, with protein MQALWVSLKDNVKCGSKLSDVIRQPPKCGKGSFCVSEKEKKINGDKDHNDPPLETPPSIVLSRPNNTLARLHELSVGDPSRKIVEMIFQKAWMNTSKPLRKIKTVLRVSYSEQVLERFEKYRENVKKNADEQHPRSTVDGNELLRFYATTVRCFQGKTVKKVHDLCKDLSCCLCQTIQFNFNTEHAKIQLNNDIGKEQTVATTRVRIVKRAAIVCRIIAGTSMNEVDGEFEGPVSNGLGEIQFSLEKFVVKNPSSILPCFVIIFS; from the exons ATGCAAGCTTTGTGGGTTTCTTTGAAGGATAATGTTAAATGTGGAAGCAAGCTTAGTGATGTGATAAGGCAGCCACCAAAATGTGGCAAAGGAAGCTTCTGTGTTTctgagaaagagaagaaaatcaATGGAGACAAAGACCATAATGACCCTCCATTGGAAACTCCACCTAGCATTGTTCTATCAAGGCCAAATAACACTCTTGCTAGGCTTCATG AGCTTAGTGTTGGAGATCCTTCAAGGAAAATTGTTGAGATGATATTTCAGAAGGCTTGGATGAACACATCAAAACCACTGAGGAAGATTAAGACAGTTCTAAGAGTTAGCTACTCAGAACAAGTTCTAGAAAGGTTTGAAAAGTACAGAGAAAATGTGAAGAAGAACGCGGACGAGCAGCATCCGAGGAGCACAGTGGATGGCAATGAATTGTTGAGATTCTATGCCACAACAGTGAGGTGTTTCCAAGGGAAAACTGTGAAGAAAGTTCATGATTTGTGTAAAGATCTTTCATGTTGTCTCTGCCAAACAATTCAGTTCAACTTCAACACAGAACATGCCAAGATTCAATTGAATAATGACATTGGAAAGGAGCAAACAGTTGCCACTACAAGAGTTAGGATTGTGAAAAGAGCTGCAATTGTTTGCAGGATAATTGCTGGAACTTcaatgaatgaagttgatggTGAATTTGAAGGGCCTGTCTCAAATGGTTTGGGAGAAATTCAATTTAGCTTAGAAAAATTTGTAGTGAAAAATCCAAGTTCTATACTTCCTTGCTTTGTAATCATTTTTAGCTAA
- the LOC130940693 gene encoding transcription termination factor MTERF9, chloroplastic: MVSIFSLYPCNPLLYSSSSSSFRNFVEWHFNPSSNSNSNSASSSIDGRGGGGGGSKVLLVVAAAHSNPNILKTNRKSKYGYPLSTYDSDDDDDDDDDDDDEDGDWLSDEEFAEPARLDTNGKRSKLHASKGKERQNEKEWGVRDFDNVPSTGMRGSEGVASLRRNYNGKLDKNLKEKKYPRLSEEIILDSKWLPLLDYLSTFGIKESHFVQMYQRHMPSLQINVCSAQERLDYLMSVGVKHRDVRRILVRQPQILGYTVENNLKSHVAFLAGLGIPSSRIGQIIAVAPSLFSYSVENSLKPTVRYLVEEVGIKERDLGKVIQLSPQILVQRIDVSWNTRYMFLAKELGAPKDSIVKMVTKHPQLLHYSIDDGLLPRINFLRSIGMKNSDILKVLTSLTQVLSLSLEDNLKPKYLYLVNELNNEVQSLTKYPMYLSLSLDQRIRPRHRFLVSLKKAPKGPFPLGSLVPTDECFCQQWAGTSLDKYLAFRQRLLVRRFAEKFERKM; the protein is encoded by the exons atggtTTCCATATTCTCTCTCTATCCCTGCAATCCCCtcctctattcttcttcttcttcttcctttcggAACTTTGTTGAATGGCATTTCAATCCGAGTTCGAATTCGAATTCGAATTCTGCATCTTCATCCATTGACGGAAgaggaggtggtggtggtggcagCAAGGTGCTGCTTGTGGTTGCTGCGGCGCATTCCAATCCAAACATTCTCAAGACCAACCGCAAGTCTAAGTACGGTTACCCTCTCTCTACCTACGATTccgacgacgacgacgacgacgacgatgACGATGACGACGAGGACGGTGATTGGCTCTCTGAT GAAGAATTTGCTGAGCCTGCTCGCTTGGACACTAATGGCAAGAGATCTAAGTTGCATGCAAGTAAAG GAAAAGAAAGACAAAATGAAAAGGAATGGGGTGTAAGAGATTTTGATAATGTACCAAGCACTGGAATGCGCGGAAGCGAGGGAGTGGCGTCTTTACGGCGAAACTACAATGGAAAG CTTGATAAGAACTTAAAGGAGAAGAAATATCCACGGCTGTCGGAAGAGATTATCTTGGATTCGAAATGGTTACCGCTTCTTGATTACTTAAGCACCTTTGGAATCAAGGAGTCACACTTCGTCCAGATGTATCAAAGGCACATGCCGTCACTTCAAATCAATGTATGCTCTGCACAGGAAAGGTTAGATTACTTAATGAGTGTCGGTGTCAAACATAGAGATGTTAGAAGAATCCTTGTGAGGCAGCCTCAGATTCTGGGGTATACGGTGGAGAACAATTTGAAGTCTCATGTTGCTTTCTTGGCAGGCTTGGGAATACCAAGTTCCAGGATAGGGCAAATCATTGCCGTCGCTCCATCGCTTTTTTCTTACAGTGTTGAAAATTCATTAAAACCGACAGTAAGATATTTAGTTGAGGAAGTTGGAATCAAGGAAAGAGACTTGGGTAAGGTCATTCAGCTAAGCCCACAAATCCTTGTCCAGCGCATTGACGTTTCATGGAATACTCGATACATGTTTCTAGCCAAAGAGTTGGGAGCACCCAAAGATAGCATAGTGAAGATGGTGACGAAACATCCTCAGCTTCTCCACTACAGCATAGATGATGGATTACTTCCAAGGATAAACTTCCTAAGAAGCATAGGAATGAAAAATTCAGACATCTTGAAAGTATTGACTAGTCTTACACAG GTGCTATCTCTGTCCCTAGAGGACAATCTGAAGCCCAAGTATTTGTACTTGGTAAATGAACTCAACAACGAGGTGCAATCCTTGACCAAATACCCAATGTACCTTAGCTTGTCTTTGGACCAAAGAATCCGTCCTCGTCATAGGTTCTTGGTTTCCTTGAAGAAAGCTCCAAAAGGACCCTTTCCACTTGGATCTCTTGTTCCAACTGATGAATGCTTTTGTCAACAGTGGGCTGGAACTAGTTTGGATAAATATTTGGCATTTCGTCAAAGATTATTAGTCAGAAGGTTTGCTGAGAAATTCGAAAGAAAAATGTGA
- the LOC130940828 gene encoding scarecrow-like protein 21 isoform X1: MQTNMSYSCYFLQSENLNNYPLLHNSEHYCTLESSSTNQNSPSSLSFSPEITPMLKQDRVEHDNESCLTHDQDDLSNKLRELESAMLGSDADILNTYGAAMIPQEYDSFLRWGKMMEVISRGDLKEMLCACAKAMSENDMETTEWLISELQKMVSISGDPVQRLGAYMLEALVARLATSGSTIYNALRCKEPTGNELLSYMHMLYEICPYLKFGYLSANGSIAEAMKDENEVHIIDFQINQGVQWISLIKALAARPNGSPKIRITCFDDSTSAFARGGGLNIVGERLSRIANSCKVQFEFHALEVSPSEVKLDDLDIRPDESIAVNFAMMLHHLPDESVDSRINHRNRLLRLAKFLSPKVVTLVEQDSNTSNLPFFPRFVETMNYYLAVFESIDAALPRDHKERINVEQHCLAREVVNLIACEGAERVERHESLKKWRLRFERAGFAPYPLSSYVNSLIRQLQESYPGQYTLEERDDALLLGWKNQSLIVSCAWR; encoded by the coding sequence ATGCAAACAAACATGTCCTATTCTTGTTACTTCCTTCAAAGTGAGAACCTAAACAATTACCCTTTACTTCATAATTCAGAACACTATTGCACCCTTGAATCTTCTTCTACTAACCAAAACTCCCCATCTTCTCTTAGTTTCTCACCTGAGATTACTCCAATGTTGAAGCAAGACCGCGTCGAACATGACAATGAATCTTGCTTGACACATGATCAAGATGACTTGAGCAACAAGTTAAGGGAATTGGAAAGTGCTATGCTAGGATCTGATGCAGATATTCTAAACACATATGGTGCTGCTATGATTCCACAAGAATATGACTCATTCTTGAGGTGGGGGAAAATGATGGAGGTGATATCGCGAGGCGATTTGAAAGAGATGCTTTGTGCTTGTGCAAAAGCAATGTCAGAGAATGACATGGAGACAACTGAATGGCTGATTTCTGAGCTGCAAAAAATGGTGTCGATTTCTGGGGATCCGGTTCAAAGATTAGGAGCATACATGTTGGAGGCACTTGTTGCAAGGCTAGCCACTTCAGGAAGCACAATCTACAATGCCTTGAGATGCAAGGAACCTACTGGCAATGAACTCCTTTCTTATATGCATATGCTTTATGAGATCTGTCCATACCTCAAATTCGGATATCTTTCTGCGAATGGATCGATAGCCGAAGCAATGAAGGATGAAAATGAAGTTCACATAATTGATTTTCAGATTAACCAAGGAGTTCAGTGGATAAGCCTCATAAAAGCACTTGCTGCAAGGCCTAATGGATCACCAAAGATCAGAATAACATGTTTTGATGACTCTACCTCTGCTTTTGCCAGAGGAGGAGGACTTAACATAGTTGGAGAAAGGTTATCAAGAATTGCAAATTCATGTAAGGTTCAATTTGAATTTCATGCTCTAGAAGTTTCCCCTTCTGAGGTGAAGCTTGATGATCTTGACATTAGGCCTGATGAGTCCATTGCTGTGAATTTTGCCATGATGCTTCACCATTTACCAGATGAAAGCGTGGATAGCCGGATAAATCATCGCAACCGGTTGTTAAGACTGGCAAAGTTCTTGTCACCTAAGGTGGTTACCTTGGTTGAGCAAGATTCTAACACAAGTAATCTTCCTTTCTTCCCACGTTTTGTTGAAACAATGAACTACTACTTGGCTGTTTTCGAATCAATCGACGCAGCTCTTCCAAgggatcacaaagagaggatcAATGTGGAACAGCATTGCCTTGCTAGAGAAGTTGTTAATCTGATAGCATGTGAAGGCGCAGAAAGAGTCGAACGCCACGAATCTCTGAAGAAGTGGAGATTGCGCTTCGAAAGGGCCGGATTCGCACCATATCCTTTGAGTTCTTATGTTAATTCTTTGATTAGGCAACTTCAAGAAAGCTACCCTGGACAATACACTCTAGAAGAGAGAGATGATGCTTTACTTCTTGGTTGGAAAAATCAATCTCTTATTGTCTCTTGTGCTTGGAGATGA
- the LOC130941915 gene encoding probable WRKY transcription factor 20 isoform X2: MVSAASTAFPITSVCFHNNTIDDRKLSFFEYKPPGRSNMVPSDFNNHESEQSPRIEGPGKAQPFASSPLAESEPADPSNELSLSSPVQKISSVEVDLDEFNHKGNTSTGLQASHVEVRSSGAPIAPEKASDDGYNWRKYGQKLVKGSEFPRSYYKCTHPNCEVKKLFERSHDGQITEIIYKGTHDHPKPQPSRRYSAGTGMSVQEERSDKASLAGQDDRVSGMYGRGCQAADPNSTPELSPRATNDDSPEGAGFMSNRTNDEVDDDDPFLKRRRMELGNADITPVVKPIREPRVVVQTLSEVDILDDGYRWRKYGQKVVRGNPNPRSYYKCTNAGCPVRKHVERASHDPKAVITTYEGKHNHDVPAARSSSHDMAGPAAAAAAAAAAMIGHTRIKLEESDTISLDLGMGISSATENRSKGISEYGESQSQIHTNNNNFKFVHTSTPAPAAYFGVLNHSSISYGSRENRNDAPSLNHSSYPCSQNMGRILTGP, encoded by the exons ATGGTTTCTGCTGCATCAACTGCATTTCCTATAACTTCTGTATGCTTCCATAATAATACCATTGACGACAGAAAGTTGAGCTTCTTTGAGTATAAACCGCCTGGTAGATCGAATATg GTTCCTTCAGACTTCAACAACCATGAAAGTGAACAGTCTCCTCGAATTGAAGGTCCAGGAAAAGCTCAACCATTTGCATCTTCACCATTAGCCGAAAGTGAGCCAGCAGATCCTTCTAATGAGTTAAGCCTCTCATCGCCTGTTCAAAAGATTAGTTCGGTTGAAGTTGATTTGGATGAGTTTAACCACAAAGGAAACACATCCACTGGGCTTCAGGCATCACATGTTGAAGTTAGAAGCAGTGGAGCTCCGATTGCACCTGAGAAGGCATCGGATGATGGATACAATTGGCGAAAATATGGACAGAAACTTGTCAAAGGGAGTGAATTTCCCCGCAGCTATTACAAATGCACACATCCTAACTGTGAAGTGAAGAAACTCTTTGAACGCTCTCATGACGGTCAAATCACTGAGATAATATACAAAGGAACACATGATCATCCTAAACCTCAACCAAGCCGCCGATACTCTGCTGGTACCGGTATGTCTGTGCAAGAAGAGAGATCTGATAAGGCTTCTTTGGCCGGCCAAGATG ACAGAGTATCCGGTATGTATGGTCGGGGATGTCAAGCAGCTGATCCCAACAGTACTCCAGAGCTATCTCCTCGGGCAACAAACGATGACAGTCCAGAGGGTGCTGGCTTTATGTCAAATAGGACTAATGATGAGGTTGATGACGATGATCCCTTCTTGAAGAGAAG AAGAATGGAACTTGGAAATGCTGATATCACTCCTGTTGTTAAGCCTATCCGGGAGCCACGGGTTGTTGTACAAACTCTTAGTGAGGTTGATATTTTGGATGATGGGTACCGCTGGCGAAAGTATGGACAGAAGGTGGTAAGAGGCAACCCAAATCCTAG GAGTTATTACAAATGCACGAATGCCGGTTGCCCTGTAAGAAAACATGTGGAGAGGGCATCTCATGATCCAAAAGCTGTAATAACCACATACGAAGGTAAGCACAATCACGACGTACCGGCTGCAAGGAGTAGTAGCCACGACATGGCTGGACCGGCTGCAGCCGCGGCCGCGGCCGCAGCTGCAATGATTGGACATACAAGAATCAAGTTAGAAGAAAGTGATACAATTAGCCTTGACCTTGGTATGGGAATCAGCTCAGCAACTGAAAATAGATCAAAGGGCATTTCAGAATATGGTGAAAGTCAAAGTCAAATTCacaccaacaacaacaatttcaaGTTTGTTCATACTTCCACTCCAGCTCCAGCAGCATACTTTGGTGTTCTAAATCACAGCTCAATTTCTTATGGTTCTAGAGAAAATAGGAATGATGCTCCATCTTTAAACCATTCCTCATATCCTTGCTCACAGAACATGGGAAGAATACTAACTGGTCCATGA
- the LOC130941851 gene encoding FRIGIDA-like protein 1, with amino-acid sequence MATLKTISAALELVDSKKQNLKKAFDDLLHSHSQLFSSSSSSSPPLSLPLSWHQLDSHFTSLHDSLSQRFLHLQSLESQQQTKNPNPNPNNPNPNEPSPSPSSSDQNPKVTHFPSLPNDPSSSSDPIRTTENVPSGAKSHAEALCALCKSMNGKALRDYIGENMRDKAVIKAELRTALKLAPDPADMVLASMDGIFGGEVAARYTLEMKKMKRSCNVLFQQLRAVGPNLSDKVKKKAKKIADDWKGSLVSENGAGGDAVGAMAFLHFAAAYSLLPELTLNELATFSAMAAANDELPELYQIIGLTEKVPALVQKLIDKGKHILAVKYVFEFNLTDKIQPVPILEAYLSESQKLARRLSEEGKSMGEITAREIHALKSVIKVIENHNLDAEYPRAGLEQRIEQLKKQKPNVKHSTPAFARKPPQHKQQHSGNKRPRMSAPAGPAAVLNNVNSAGSTIHQYQQPHFHSTGLLPENSNPYMRATPYGMVAPAPSISPYQGASTGPYGLAGVPMGPSVNPGQSGSHLNSSEPHVPSGYYDGTASAYGGYGLQHYYQPSYPQ; translated from the exons atggCGACATTGAAAACGATTTCAGCAGCTTTGGAACTCGTTGATTCAAAGAAACAGAACCTCAAGAAAGCCTTCGATGATCTTCTTCATTCTCACTCTCaactcttctcttcttcttcttcttcttctcctcctctttctctccctctctcatgGCACCAACTCGATTCCCATTTCACTTCCCTACACGACTCCCTCTCTCAACGCTTCCTCCACCTTCAATCTCTCGAATCTCAACAACAAACCAagaaccctaaccctaaccctaataatcctaatcctaacgaaccatcaccatcaccatcttCCTCTGACCAAAACCCCAAAGTTACACACTTTCCCTCACTACCCAACGATCCTTCCTCCTCTTCAGATCCAATTCGCACCACCGAGAACGTTCCTTCTGGTGCGAAGAGCCATGCCGAAGCGCTATGTGCATTGTGCAAGAGCATGAATGGGAAAGCGTTGAGGGATTACATTGGGGAGAATATGAGGGACAAGGCTGTGATCAAAGCTGAGCTTAGGACTGCGTTGAAGCTTGCACCTGATCCTGCTGATATGGTTCTGGCTTCCATGGATGGGATTTTTGGTGGTGAAGTTGCGGCTAGGTATACTTTGGAaatgaagaaaatgaagaggaGTTGCAATGTGTTGTTCCAGCAGCTGAGGGCTGTGGGTCCCAATCTGAGTGACAAAGTGAAGAAGAAGGCGAAGAAGATTGCTGatgattggaaaggaagcttggTGAGTGAGAATGGTGCTGGTGGTGATGCAGTGGGCGCAATGGCTTTCTTGCATTTTGCGGCTGCTTATAGTTTGCTTCCTGAGCTGACATTGAATGAGCTTGCCACTTTCTCGGCTATGGCTGCTGCTAATGATGAGCTCCCTGAGCTGTACCAGATCATTGGTTTGACCGAGAAGGTTCCCG CTCTTGTTCAGAAGCTTATAGATAAGGGCAAACATATTCTGGCTGTGAAGTATGTTTTTGAGTTTAACCTTACTGATAAGATACAACCGGTTCCCATATTGGAAGCTTATCTCAGTGAGTCTCAAAAACTTGCTCGAAGACTTTCTGAGGAAGGGAAGTCAATG GGTGAGATCACAGCTAGAGAAATCCACGCGCTGAAATCAGTAATCAAGGTTATCGAGAATCATAACCTTGATGCTGAATATCCGCGTGCAGGCCTTGAACAGCGAATAGAGCAATTGAAGAAGCAGAAGCCAAATGTAAAGCATTCCACACCAGCTTTTGCTAGAAAGCCTCCCCAGCATAAGCAGCAACATAGTGGAAACAAGCGTCCTCGAATGTCTGCTCCAGCTGGGCCAGCAGCAGTCCTGAATAATGTCAACAGTGCTGGTTCAACCATCCATCAGTACCAACAACCTCACTTCCATTCAACAGGTTTGTTGCCAGAAAATTCAAATCCATACATGAGAGCCACGCCTTATGGCATGGTGGCCCCAGCCCCAAGCATCTCACCTTACCAAGGTGCTTCAACTGGGCCTTATGGTCTTGCTGGTGTCCCAATGGGTCCCAGTGTGAACCCTGGTCAAAGTGGTTCTCATCTGAATTCTTCCGAGCCACATGTACCATCTGGTTATTATGATGGTACTGCCTCTGCCTATGGTGGTTATGGTCTGCAACATTATTACCAACCATCTTATCCCCAGTAG
- the LOC130940828 gene encoding scarecrow-like transcription factor PAT1 isoform X2, with amino-acid sequence MLKQDRVEHDNESCLTHDQDDLSNKLRELESAMLGSDADILNTYGAAMIPQEYDSFLRWGKMMEVISRGDLKEMLCACAKAMSENDMETTEWLISELQKMVSISGDPVQRLGAYMLEALVARLATSGSTIYNALRCKEPTGNELLSYMHMLYEICPYLKFGYLSANGSIAEAMKDENEVHIIDFQINQGVQWISLIKALAARPNGSPKIRITCFDDSTSAFARGGGLNIVGERLSRIANSCKVQFEFHALEVSPSEVKLDDLDIRPDESIAVNFAMMLHHLPDESVDSRINHRNRLLRLAKFLSPKVVTLVEQDSNTSNLPFFPRFVETMNYYLAVFESIDAALPRDHKERINVEQHCLAREVVNLIACEGAERVERHESLKKWRLRFERAGFAPYPLSSYVNSLIRQLQESYPGQYTLEERDDALLLGWKNQSLIVSCAWR; translated from the coding sequence ATGTTGAAGCAAGACCGCGTCGAACATGACAATGAATCTTGCTTGACACATGATCAAGATGACTTGAGCAACAAGTTAAGGGAATTGGAAAGTGCTATGCTAGGATCTGATGCAGATATTCTAAACACATATGGTGCTGCTATGATTCCACAAGAATATGACTCATTCTTGAGGTGGGGGAAAATGATGGAGGTGATATCGCGAGGCGATTTGAAAGAGATGCTTTGTGCTTGTGCAAAAGCAATGTCAGAGAATGACATGGAGACAACTGAATGGCTGATTTCTGAGCTGCAAAAAATGGTGTCGATTTCTGGGGATCCGGTTCAAAGATTAGGAGCATACATGTTGGAGGCACTTGTTGCAAGGCTAGCCACTTCAGGAAGCACAATCTACAATGCCTTGAGATGCAAGGAACCTACTGGCAATGAACTCCTTTCTTATATGCATATGCTTTATGAGATCTGTCCATACCTCAAATTCGGATATCTTTCTGCGAATGGATCGATAGCCGAAGCAATGAAGGATGAAAATGAAGTTCACATAATTGATTTTCAGATTAACCAAGGAGTTCAGTGGATAAGCCTCATAAAAGCACTTGCTGCAAGGCCTAATGGATCACCAAAGATCAGAATAACATGTTTTGATGACTCTACCTCTGCTTTTGCCAGAGGAGGAGGACTTAACATAGTTGGAGAAAGGTTATCAAGAATTGCAAATTCATGTAAGGTTCAATTTGAATTTCATGCTCTAGAAGTTTCCCCTTCTGAGGTGAAGCTTGATGATCTTGACATTAGGCCTGATGAGTCCATTGCTGTGAATTTTGCCATGATGCTTCACCATTTACCAGATGAAAGCGTGGATAGCCGGATAAATCATCGCAACCGGTTGTTAAGACTGGCAAAGTTCTTGTCACCTAAGGTGGTTACCTTGGTTGAGCAAGATTCTAACACAAGTAATCTTCCTTTCTTCCCACGTTTTGTTGAAACAATGAACTACTACTTGGCTGTTTTCGAATCAATCGACGCAGCTCTTCCAAgggatcacaaagagaggatcAATGTGGAACAGCATTGCCTTGCTAGAGAAGTTGTTAATCTGATAGCATGTGAAGGCGCAGAAAGAGTCGAACGCCACGAATCTCTGAAGAAGTGGAGATTGCGCTTCGAAAGGGCCGGATTCGCACCATATCCTTTGAGTTCTTATGTTAATTCTTTGATTAGGCAACTTCAAGAAAGCTACCCTGGACAATACACTCTAGAAGAGAGAGATGATGCTTTACTTCTTGGTTGGAAAAATCAATCTCTTATTGTCTCTTGTGCTTGGAGATGA
- the LOC130941915 gene encoding probable WRKY transcription factor 20 isoform X1 produces the protein MDAAATITPTTSSSGSEHHARVHEDPNPTGSGLNAEASVGGARYKLMSPAKLPISRSACITIPPGLSPTSFLESPVLLSNMKVEPSPTTGSLPRIHQTAHGSMVSAASTAFPITSVCFHNNTIDDRKLSFFEYKPPGRSNMVPSDFNNHESEQSPRIEGPGKAQPFASSPLAESEPADPSNELSLSSPVQKISSVEVDLDEFNHKGNTSTGLQASHVEVRSSGAPIAPEKASDDGYNWRKYGQKLVKGSEFPRSYYKCTHPNCEVKKLFERSHDGQITEIIYKGTHDHPKPQPSRRYSAGTGMSVQEERSDKASLAGQDDRVSGMYGRGCQAADPNSTPELSPRATNDDSPEGAGFMSNRTNDEVDDDDPFLKRRRMELGNADITPVVKPIREPRVVVQTLSEVDILDDGYRWRKYGQKVVRGNPNPRSYYKCTNAGCPVRKHVERASHDPKAVITTYEGKHNHDVPAARSSSHDMAGPAAAAAAAAAAMIGHTRIKLEESDTISLDLGMGISSATENRSKGISEYGESQSQIHTNNNNFKFVHTSTPAPAAYFGVLNHSSISYGSRENRNDAPSLNHSSYPCSQNMGRILTGP, from the exons ATGGACGCAGCTGCTACCATTACACCCACCACCTCGAGCTCAGGCTCAGAGCACCATGCCCGGGTCCATGAAGATCCGAATCCAACCGGGTCGGGTTTGAATGCTGAAGCTTCTGTTGGTGGGGCAAGGTACAAGCTGATGTCGCCGGCGAAGCTTCCGATCTCTCGGTCGGCGTGCATAACCATACCTCCGGGGTTGAGTCCGACGTCGTTTTTGGAGTCTCCTGTGCTCCTTTCAAACATGAAG GTAGAGCCTTCACCAACTACAGGTTCCCTTCCAAGGATTCATCAAACAGCACATGGTTCTATGGTTTCTGCTGCATCAACTGCATTTCCTATAACTTCTGTATGCTTCCATAATAATACCATTGACGACAGAAAGTTGAGCTTCTTTGAGTATAAACCGCCTGGTAGATCGAATATg GTTCCTTCAGACTTCAACAACCATGAAAGTGAACAGTCTCCTCGAATTGAAGGTCCAGGAAAAGCTCAACCATTTGCATCTTCACCATTAGCCGAAAGTGAGCCAGCAGATCCTTCTAATGAGTTAAGCCTCTCATCGCCTGTTCAAAAGATTAGTTCGGTTGAAGTTGATTTGGATGAGTTTAACCACAAAGGAAACACATCCACTGGGCTTCAGGCATCACATGTTGAAGTTAGAAGCAGTGGAGCTCCGATTGCACCTGAGAAGGCATCGGATGATGGATACAATTGGCGAAAATATGGACAGAAACTTGTCAAAGGGAGTGAATTTCCCCGCAGCTATTACAAATGCACACATCCTAACTGTGAAGTGAAGAAACTCTTTGAACGCTCTCATGACGGTCAAATCACTGAGATAATATACAAAGGAACACATGATCATCCTAAACCTCAACCAAGCCGCCGATACTCTGCTGGTACCGGTATGTCTGTGCAAGAAGAGAGATCTGATAAGGCTTCTTTGGCCGGCCAAGATG ACAGAGTATCCGGTATGTATGGTCGGGGATGTCAAGCAGCTGATCCCAACAGTACTCCAGAGCTATCTCCTCGGGCAACAAACGATGACAGTCCAGAGGGTGCTGGCTTTATGTCAAATAGGACTAATGATGAGGTTGATGACGATGATCCCTTCTTGAAGAGAAG AAGAATGGAACTTGGAAATGCTGATATCACTCCTGTTGTTAAGCCTATCCGGGAGCCACGGGTTGTTGTACAAACTCTTAGTGAGGTTGATATTTTGGATGATGGGTACCGCTGGCGAAAGTATGGACAGAAGGTGGTAAGAGGCAACCCAAATCCTAG GAGTTATTACAAATGCACGAATGCCGGTTGCCCTGTAAGAAAACATGTGGAGAGGGCATCTCATGATCCAAAAGCTGTAATAACCACATACGAAGGTAAGCACAATCACGACGTACCGGCTGCAAGGAGTAGTAGCCACGACATGGCTGGACCGGCTGCAGCCGCGGCCGCGGCCGCAGCTGCAATGATTGGACATACAAGAATCAAGTTAGAAGAAAGTGATACAATTAGCCTTGACCTTGGTATGGGAATCAGCTCAGCAACTGAAAATAGATCAAAGGGCATTTCAGAATATGGTGAAAGTCAAAGTCAAATTCacaccaacaacaacaatttcaaGTTTGTTCATACTTCCACTCCAGCTCCAGCAGCATACTTTGGTGTTCTAAATCACAGCTCAATTTCTTATGGTTCTAGAGAAAATAGGAATGATGCTCCATCTTTAAACCATTCCTCATATCCTTGCTCACAGAACATGGGAAGAATACTAACTGGTCCATGA